A window of the Pseudodesulfovibrio hydrargyri genome harbors these coding sequences:
- a CDS encoding (5-formylfuran-3-yl)methyl phosphate synthase, which produces MQILVSVVSQGEVAEAVAGGADILDVKNTREGSLGAAQPEVIRSIRTAAPPDCPVSVAIGDAPQLPGTMALAALGAASCGVQYVKVGLFGARTLAEGTDMVRAVCRAARSVAPRIRIMAAGYADGASIGSISPDDLAVAAAEGGADGCMLDTLAKVGDSLFSFMGPEPLGRFLARCRELGLASALAGRLGMADAPLLCELKPDIAGFRSAVCGGDRTGGRVDAESVRRLRALLNPA; this is translated from the coding sequence ATGCAGATATTGGTCAGTGTCGTATCCCAAGGCGAGGTCGCCGAAGCCGTGGCCGGGGGCGCGGACATCCTCGACGTCAAGAACACCCGCGAAGGCTCCCTGGGGGCCGCCCAGCCCGAGGTCATCCGATCCATTCGTACCGCGGCTCCGCCGGACTGCCCGGTAAGCGTGGCCATCGGCGACGCCCCCCAACTGCCCGGGACCATGGCCCTGGCCGCCCTCGGGGCCGCGTCCTGCGGCGTGCAATACGTCAAGGTCGGGCTCTTCGGGGCCAGGACCCTGGCCGAGGGCACGGACATGGTCCGCGCCGTGTGCCGGGCAGCCCGCTCGGTGGCCCCCCGGATCAGGATCATGGCCGCGGGCTATGCGGACGGCGCGTCCATCGGGTCCATATCCCCGGACGACCTGGCCGTGGCCGCGGCCGAGGGCGGCGCGGACGGCTGCATGTTGGACACCCTGGCCAAGGTGGGCGACAGCCTGTTTTCCTTCATGGGCCCCGAACCGCTCGGCCGTTTCCTGGCCCGTTGCCGAGAGCTCGGCCTGGCCAGTGCCCTGGCGGGCAGGCTGGGCATGGCCGACGCCCCGCTGCTGTGCGAGCTTAAGCCGGACATCGCCGGGTTCCGGTCCGCCGTGTGCGGCGGGGACAGGACCGGCGGCCGCGTGGACGCCGAGAGCGTCCGCCGCCTCCGGGCCCTGCTCAATCCGGCCTAG
- a CDS encoding DUF447 domain-containing protein: MTDSRLHSLRPGWIYEVVITAKRDGAATAGPFGLWTGDGATLEAALFKGSSTLEAIRENGWFVANFVDNPLDLHGALNRRDQLVFDAVSEGEAAGWPVLADVPAWLGMRVTNLEDAGKKMLLTAEIVDGSAAAPVKLINRAKGLFLESLVLSTRCRLLGWAAVDQLRENVRVIAKVAPGSGYETAVRELLAKVEGEC, from the coding sequence ATGACCGACTCTCGACTGCACTCCCTGCGCCCGGGCTGGATCTACGAAGTGGTTATCACCGCCAAGCGCGACGGCGCGGCCACGGCCGGGCCCTTCGGCCTGTGGACCGGCGACGGCGCGACCCTCGAGGCGGCCCTGTTCAAAGGCTCCTCCACCCTCGAGGCCATCCGGGAAAACGGTTGGTTCGTCGCCAACTTCGTGGACAATCCCCTGGACCTGCACGGCGCCCTGAACCGGCGGGACCAGCTTGTCTTCGACGCCGTGTCCGAAGGCGAGGCCGCCGGCTGGCCGGTGCTGGCCGATGTTCCGGCCTGGCTGGGCATGCGCGTGACGAACCTCGAGGACGCAGGCAAAAAGATGCTGCTCACGGCCGAGATCGTGGACGGCAGCGCGGCCGCGCCGGTCAAGCTCATCAACCGGGCCAAGGGATTGTTCCTGGAGAGCCTGGTCCTGTCGACGCGCTGCCGCCTGCTGGGTTGGGCCGCAGTGGACCAGTTGCGCGAAAACGTCCGGGTCATCGCCAAGGTGGCGCCGGGCTCCGGCTATGAAACGGCCGTCAGGGAGTTGCTCGCCAAGGTCGAGGGCGAGTGCTGA